Proteins encoded in a region of the Mycolicibacterium duvalii genome:
- a CDS encoding ferredoxin, producing the protein MKVRVDSERCQGHTLCSMIAPDSFELSDIDGTASPVNEIVPPDQEDAVREAVQSCPEQAISIEE; encoded by the coding sequence GTGAAGGTTCGGGTTGACTCGGAGCGCTGCCAGGGTCACACGCTGTGCTCGATGATCGCGCCGGATTCGTTCGAGCTCAGCGACATTGACGGCACCGCATCACCGGTCAACGAGATCGTTCCTCCCGATCAGGAGGACGCGGTCCGCGAGGCTGTGCAGTCGTGCCCGGAACAGGCCATCTCGATCGAGGAATAG